GATTTAATACAGAATACAGAATACAGAACACAATCCCCCCCACCCACCCCTCCCCATCGAGGGGGGAGGGCAAGGGAGGGGGTGAACGTCTGGACTCTGGACCCTGGACTCTGGACTCTGAGCAGAGGTATGATGCTGCGATACCTGTATTTGAAGGGAAGCCGCAGCCTCTTTTCGGGATCTATTCAAAAAATATTCTCGGCATCATTGAAGAAAGACTTAATAAAGGACTAAAGAAACTTAAGGATATGTTGACAGAGATTAACGTCTTATATATAAAAGAGGAAGAGGTAAGGCAGATAGACCCTGAAGGCAGGTCCTTTCTGAATATCAATACAATGGAAGACTTAGAGAAAGTTAGAGGAGGTAATATATGTTTGGTTTAGGGATGCAAGAGCTGATCATTATACTGGTAATCGTAATTGTCCTTTTTGGAGCCAAGCGGCTGCCGGAACTCGCAGGCGGTATTGGAAAAGCCATAAAAAATTTCAAGAAATCAATGTCAGAGCCTGACGAGATAGACGTCACACCAAAAAAACCAACTGAAGAAGACAAAGAAAAGAAAGAAAAAACAGAAGAGGAGAAATAATGAGTTATAACCTGACATATATAACGCTGCATTAAGTTGTCATTGCGAGCGATAGCGAAGCAATCTAAAAGCCTTAGGTTATCAAGAGATTGCTTTGTCGTTACACTCCTCGCAATGACAGTACGGATGTCTCTTTATTTATGCAAGGCTATAAAGTGGTTTAGAGTATGGAAAGAGGACCAATAGCAGAGATAGACTTCAGCGCTATCGCACATAATTTTAAAACAGCAAAAAAGATAACAGGAACCGGAACAGTCATAGCTGTTGTAAAGGCAGACGGCTATGGCCACGGCGCTGTTGAAGTTTCCCGCCGGCTTGTCAAAGAAGGGGCTTCGTATCTTGCGGTGGCATACACATCAGAAGCCATAGCCCTGAGACGTGCAGGCATTAAAGCTCCGATAATTATACTTTTTGATAAAAATAATATAGAAGACTATTTTAAATACAACCTGATACCTGTGGTCCATGACGTTAAAACAGCGCAAAGATTCTCTAAAGAAGCAAAGGCAGGAAAACATAATATCAATCTGCACATAAAAGTGGATACAGGCATGGGAAGGCTCGGTTTTAACA
This DNA window, taken from Nitrospirota bacterium, encodes the following:
- a CDS encoding molybdenum cofactor guanylyltransferase; this translates as MAMTGTILAGGENRRIPLLKGHIEVNGKKIIDSSVNLMRNLFGRAVISTNTPELYFYCGAPMIGDIINQRGPLTGIFSVLSNIKDDAIFVVACDMPFLSEKLIRYMVERFNTEYRIQNTIPPTHPSPSRGEGKGGGERLDSGPWTLDSEQRYDAAIPVFEGKPQPLFGIYSKNILGIIEERLNKGLKKLKDMLTEINVLYIKEEEVRQIDPEGRSFLNINTMEDLEKVRGGNICLV
- a CDS encoding twin-arginine translocase TatA/TatE family subunit, with amino-acid sequence MFGLGMQELIIILVIVIVLFGAKRLPELAGGIGKAIKNFKKSMSEPDEIDVTPKKPTEEDKEKKEKTEEEK